One [Clostridium] saccharolyticum WM1 DNA segment encodes these proteins:
- a CDS encoding restriction endonuclease FokI C-terminal domain-containing protein, producing the protein MADRTFGWVQEAYTLENLKKVVSAFVPDSAINRSLRMDKIPRLISEKDGRDEFIQELSGNEISIPYPHLKGKGTPVGYTRSNAPCSGIIQAVLPGQRKEYQSDWPADSFLRWAVSIGFLDYSRKEDVCSLSALGRLYAVAPAGSEEEAFALKNAFLSYPPVCRVLSLLGEEGHLTKFEIGARLGFIGEAGFTSIPQYMILQGLTEAEAREEKTKLLQDTEGTSDKYVRTICSWLLQMGWVIKVSKEVTASIGGRAYTGTIPQSYQLTLKGRTILKHVTGVSKFPRIPKRVLWDMLATKVADRDYLRSRRTHIIKYLEGAYRSPLQIKAYLKTAGMEEEEETILDDIRSFENIGLHVKKTGGSYRIMDEIIGLELPYEDQEPAPVKSEVSLCKDILRSHLTHVDHKYLILLDLGFDGTSDRDYEIQTAQLLTAELDFKGARLGDTRKPDVCVYYGEDGLILDNKAYGKGYSLPIKQADEMYRYIEENKERNERLNPNKWWEIFDKDVVRYHFAFVSGTFTGGFKERLDNIRMRSGICGAAVNSMNLLLMAEELKSGRLGYKECFALFDCNDEIAFQCS; encoded by the coding sequence GTGGCAGATCGGACATTTGGATGGGTACAGGAGGCCTATACCCTGGAAAACTTAAAAAAAGTGGTTTCCGCGTTTGTACCGGATTCAGCGATTAACAGGAGCCTGCGTATGGATAAGATCCCCAGGCTTATTTCGGAAAAAGACGGGAGAGATGAGTTTATACAGGAATTAAGCGGGAATGAAATTTCCATCCCTTATCCCCATTTAAAGGGAAAGGGGACACCTGTGGGGTATACAAGGAGCAATGCCCCCTGTTCCGGGATCATTCAGGCAGTTCTGCCCGGGCAAAGGAAAGAATACCAAAGCGACTGGCCCGCTGATTCCTTTTTAAGATGGGCAGTCAGCATTGGTTTTCTTGATTACAGCCGGAAGGAGGATGTCTGCTCTCTGTCCGCTCTGGGCCGGCTGTATGCGGTTGCGCCTGCGGGCAGCGAAGAGGAGGCTTTCGCATTAAAAAATGCATTTTTATCTTACCCGCCCGTATGCAGGGTTCTGTCCCTGCTGGGAGAAGAAGGACATCTGACAAAGTTTGAGATCGGGGCAAGGCTTGGTTTTATCGGAGAGGCCGGATTTACTTCCATTCCCCAGTACATGATCCTTCAGGGTCTGACGGAAGCGGAGGCAAGAGAAGAGAAGACAAAGCTTCTTCAGGATACGGAAGGTACCAGTGATAAATATGTCAGGACTATCTGCAGCTGGCTTTTACAGATGGGCTGGGTCATTAAGGTGTCGAAAGAGGTGACTGCTTCCATAGGAGGCAGGGCCTATACAGGAACCATTCCCCAGTCATACCAGCTGACCTTAAAGGGAAGAACCATATTAAAGCATGTTACCGGTGTTTCCAAATTTCCCAGAATCCCCAAGCGGGTGTTGTGGGATATGCTGGCGACCAAGGTAGCTGACCGGGACTATTTACGCAGCAGGAGGACTCATATTATTAAATACCTGGAAGGGGCCTACCGTTCCCCCTTGCAGATAAAGGCGTATTTAAAGACGGCTGGCATGGAAGAGGAGGAAGAGACCATTCTTGATGACATCCGAAGCTTTGAAAATATCGGGCTGCATGTGAAGAAGACAGGAGGTTCCTATCGGATCATGGATGAAATAATCGGCCTTGAACTGCCTTATGAAGACCAGGAACCGGCACCGGTGAAATCAGAGGTGTCCCTATGCAAGGATATTTTAAGATCCCATTTAACTCATGTGGATCATAAATATCTGATCCTTTTGGATCTGGGATTTGACGGCACTTCAGACAGGGATTATGAGATCCAGACGGCCCAGCTTTTGACGGCCGAGCTGGATTTTAAGGGAGCCAGGCTTGGGGACACGAGGAAACCGGATGTGTGCGTGTATTACGGGGAAGACGGGCTGATCCTAGATAATAAGGCTTACGGAAAGGGATATTCCCTACCCATTAAGCAGGCTGACGAGATGTACCGCTACATAGAGGAGAACAAGGAGAGAAACGAGAGGCTTAATCCAAACAAATGGTGGGAGATCTTTGATAAAGACGTGGTACGGTATCATTTTGCTTTTGTTTCAGGGACCTTTACCGGGGGATTTAAGGAGAGGCTTGATAACATCCGGATGCGTTCGGGAATCTGCGGGGCTGCTGTCAATTCCATGAATCTTCTTTTGATGGCGGAAGAACTCAAATCCGGAAGACTGGGCTATAAAGAATGTTTTGCACTTTTTGACTGCAATGATGAGATTGCGTTTCAATGTTCTTAG
- a CDS encoding Crp/Fnr family transcriptional regulator, whose protein sequence is MVLGEYLPFWNKLTERQRMLLKENAREVRFEKGMLVHGGADGCSGLLLVSAGQLRVFMISDEGRELTLYRLLERDICLFSGPCMVKNIQFDVTVEAEQESVVTVVPPEVYKRLMEQSAVVSNFTNELMASRFSDVMWLMDQVLNKKMDGRLAAFLLEEERLTGSRELSITHEQIAHHLGTAREVVTRLLRLFQTEHLVRITRGSVELLDEKGLELLAEDSLR, encoded by the coding sequence ATGGTGTTGGGAGAATACCTTCCTTTCTGGAATAAGCTGACGGAAAGACAAAGAATGCTCTTAAAAGAAAATGCCAGGGAAGTCAGGTTTGAAAAGGGTATGCTGGTCCATGGCGGGGCAGATGGCTGCAGCGGACTGTTGCTGGTATCCGCAGGGCAGCTTAGGGTTTTCATGATATCCGATGAGGGGAGGGAACTGACCCTTTACCGCTTGCTGGAAAGGGATATTTGCCTTTTTTCCGGTCCCTGCATGGTTAAAAATATCCAGTTTGATGTGACGGTGGAAGCGGAGCAGGAATCTGTGGTAACCGTGGTACCGCCGGAGGTTTACAAAAGGCTGATGGAGCAGTCGGCAGTAGTCTCCAATTTTACCAATGAGCTGATGGCTTCCCGTTTTTCCGATGTCATGTGGCTGATGGATCAGGTCTTAAATAAGAAAATGGATGGCCGCCTGGCCGCCTTTCTTTTGGAAGAGGAAAGGCTTACCGGTTCCAGGGAGCTTTCCATCACCCATGAGCAGATCGCCCATCACCTGGGAACGGCAAGAGAAGTGGTGACCCGGCTTTTACGGCTGTTTCAGACGGAACATCTGGTAAGGATCACCAGGGGCAGCGTGGAGCTGCTTGATGAAAAGGGCCTGGAACTGCTGGCTGAGGACAGTCTGAGATAG
- a CDS encoding phosphatase PAP2 family protein — translation MKNLLYRYRHVWILSYAFIYIPWFIYLEKTVTNHYHIMHVAIDDLIPFNEYFIIPYLLWFAYIAAAVLYFFFTNVKDYYRLCTMLFTGMTISLVVCTVFPNGTDFRPMIDPGKNLCSAIVAVLYSTDTCTNVFPSIHVYNSICVHIAVLNSKRLKKYQLLKTGSLLLMISICLATVFLKQHSAFDGLGSLVMAYVMYHFVYSDSYVPSREKVSQKAIS, via the coding sequence ATGAAAAATCTGCTTTACAGATACAGGCATGTCTGGATCCTCAGTTACGCCTTTATCTATATTCCATGGTTTATCTACCTGGAAAAGACGGTGACGAACCACTACCACATTATGCATGTTGCCATAGACGACCTGATACCTTTTAATGAATATTTCATTATTCCATATCTTTTATGGTTTGCCTATATCGCCGCCGCTGTTTTATACTTTTTCTTTACCAATGTAAAAGACTATTACAGACTTTGCACCATGTTGTTTACAGGAATGACCATCAGTCTGGTGGTCTGTACCGTATTTCCAAACGGGACGGATTTCCGTCCGATGATCGATCCCGGCAAAAATCTCTGCTCGGCCATAGTGGCGGTCCTTTATTCCACGGATACTTGTACCAATGTATTCCCAAGCATCCATGTTTATAACTCCATTTGTGTGCATATTGCAGTCCTCAACAGTAAACGCTTAAAAAAATACCAGCTTCTTAAAACCGGCTCCTTGCTGTTAATGATCTCCATCTGCCTTGCCACTGTTTTCTTAAAACAGCATTCTGCCTTTGACGGTCTTGGCTCATTGGTTATGGCTTACGTCATGTATCACTTTGTATACTCTGATTCTTATGTACCAAGCAGGGAAAAGGTTTCCCAAAAAGCCATCAGCTAG
- a CDS encoding CPBP family intramembrane glutamic endopeptidase — protein sequence MIVIILHLILPMFFYTAVTTALLLYFNLGALEATALSALLVSPVLYFFYDTGRKRRGKVPLPGSSLYGCLAELIIFGAALCVLGNYMVDAFGLSEMSVSYKEAESYLYMAAFPVQILASGFLIPLAEEIIFRGLGYASLREKLPFWLSAVLSAALFGLYHGNLPQGVYAFLIGLAVAWLYEVFRTLLAPYLFHVSANLLSLSVMNTQRLNSLFHTEGRLVMAAASAVVSVICAIRIYRKNNLKEDIV from the coding sequence ATGATAGTAATCATCCTGCATCTGATTCTTCCCATGTTTTTTTATACCGCAGTGACCACCGCCCTGCTGTTGTATTTTAACTTAGGCGCTCTGGAAGCCACCGCCTTATCTGCGCTTCTGGTATCACCTGTGCTTTATTTTTTTTATGATACCGGACGGAAACGCCGTGGAAAGGTCCCGCTGCCAGGATCTTCTCTTTACGGCTGCCTGGCTGAACTGATCATATTCGGAGCTGCCTTGTGCGTGCTTGGAAATTATATGGTGGATGCGTTTGGCTTGTCGGAGATGTCCGTGTCCTATAAGGAGGCAGAAAGCTATCTTTATATGGCTGCCTTTCCCGTCCAGATTCTGGCCTCCGGTTTTTTGATCCCATTGGCTGAGGAGATTATTTTCCGGGGACTGGGTTATGCATCTCTTCGGGAAAAGCTCCCGTTTTGGCTGTCAGCGGTGCTGTCAGCGGCGCTGTTTGGTCTTTATCATGGAAATCTTCCTCAGGGAGTTTACGCTTTTCTCATTGGCTTGGCCGTTGCCTGGCTGTATGAGGTTTTTAGGACCCTGCTGGCTCCTTACTTATTTCACGTATCAGCTAATTTACTTTCGCTTTCCGTGATGAATACACAGCGCTTAAATTCCTTATTCCATACGGAAGGCCGGCTGGTTATGGCAGCCGCATCTGCGGTGGTGTCTGTTATTTGTGCGATCCGGATTTATCGGAAAAACAATTTAAAGGAGGATATTGTGTGA
- a CDS encoding DUF4317 domain-containing protein, which yields MNKKEANEIKKLFTPANCAISRICGCYVDAEKNKRTELKEAFLSLPEEEAFKYFNIFRSALSGTIGKNMVNMEFPLHTEAEGGTQNFLLKLRDSQLKDDALIEEFYDKVIASYDYGENFYIILIHCAYDIPARSSDGLEMYDASDFVYEFIQCTICPVKLSKAGLCYNTEANAIQNRSRDWIVEAPETGFLFPSFTDRNTDIHSLLYYAKNPEQMPERLIDELLGCVIPMSAKSQKETFQAIVEETLGDNCDFETVKSLHESLNEILEETKDEPAPFTLDKYQMKRLLENNGASQEKLEEFEQRYGESEEPSVPPFLASNVVNTKSFEIKTADVSIKVAPDKTHLVENRMIDGRPCIVIGISEHVEINGITVRPIGAERTAEPKIGTVP from the coding sequence ATGAATAAGAAAGAAGCCAACGAAATAAAGAAACTTTTTACTCCGGCCAACTGTGCCATCAGCCGGATCTGCGGCTGCTATGTGGACGCGGAAAAGAACAAACGGACGGAGCTGAAGGAGGCATTTCTATCCCTCCCCGAGGAAGAAGCGTTTAAGTATTTCAACATTTTCAGAAGTGCTCTGTCAGGAACCATCGGCAAGAATATGGTAAATATGGAATTTCCCTTACATACAGAGGCCGAGGGAGGAACCCAGAATTTCCTTTTAAAGCTTCGGGACAGCCAGTTAAAGGATGACGCACTGATAGAGGAATTCTACGACAAGGTCATTGCCAGCTATGATTACGGAGAGAATTTTTATATCATCCTCATCCATTGTGCCTACGATATTCCCGCAAGATCATCCGATGGACTGGAAATGTATGATGCCTCAGATTTTGTCTATGAATTCATCCAGTGTACCATTTGTCCGGTAAAGCTGTCGAAAGCAGGCCTTTGCTACAATACCGAGGCAAACGCAATCCAAAACCGCAGCAGGGACTGGATTGTAGAGGCTCCTGAAACCGGCTTCTTATTTCCGTCCTTTACAGACAGGAATACAGATATACACAGTCTCTTATACTATGCCAAAAACCCGGAGCAGATGCCGGAGCGCCTGATTGACGAACTGCTTGGCTGTGTGATACCTATGTCCGCCAAGAGCCAGAAAGAGACCTTCCAGGCGATTGTGGAAGAAACTCTGGGAGATAACTGCGATTTTGAGACGGTTAAAAGCCTTCACGAGAGCTTAAATGAGATTCTGGAGGAAACAAAGGATGAACCGGCCCCCTTTACCCTGGATAAGTATCAGATGAAACGGCTTTTAGAGAATAATGGAGCCAGCCAGGAAAAGCTGGAAGAGTTTGAACAGCGTTATGGGGAGAGTGAAGAACCGTCGGTGCCTCCCTTCCTGGCCTCCAATGTGGTCAATACCAAAAGCTTTGAGATCAAAACTGCGGATGTGAGCATCAAGGTGGCGCCTGATAAGACCCATCTGGTGGAAAACCGGATGATCGACGGCCGTCCATGTATCGTGATCGGCATCAGCGAGCATGTGGAAATCAACGGGATCACCGTAAGACCCATTGGAGCGGAGAGGACAGCGGAGCCGAAGATCGGAACAGTTCCCTGA
- the pdaA gene encoding delta-lactam-biosynthetic de-N-acetylase yields MVFLLFLCAFLAGHLGAMLVEHHKAVETAADGNWGLSFQQEGQPPVANATMDYLKKFDAYYAKKTPDKILYLTFDAGYENGNTAAILDALKKHNAPATFFVVGNYIETSPELVKRMVEEGHTVGNHTYHHPDMSKISSKEAFEKELKDLENLFEKTTGQPMKKYYRPPQGKYSESNLQLAKDMGYKTFFWSLAYVDWYQDKQPTKEEAFKKLLGRIHPGAVILLHSTSSTNAQILDELMTKWEEMGYQFKSLDQLVAE; encoded by the coding sequence ATGGTATTCCTGCTTTTTCTCTGTGCCTTTCTGGCCGGACATCTTGGAGCCATGCTGGTGGAGCATCACAAAGCGGTGGAAACAGCAGCGGATGGAAACTGGGGTTTAAGCTTTCAGCAGGAAGGGCAGCCGCCGGTAGCCAATGCCACCATGGACTATTTAAAAAAGTTTGATGCTTATTATGCAAAAAAAACTCCGGATAAAATCCTTTATCTGACCTTTGACGCCGGATACGAAAACGGAAATACAGCAGCCATACTGGATGCATTAAAGAAACACAATGCTCCCGCTACCTTTTTTGTGGTAGGAAATTACATAGAAACATCTCCGGAGCTGGTGAAGCGAATGGTGGAGGAAGGCCATACCGTAGGCAACCACACCTATCATCATCCGGACATGTCCAAGATTTCTTCAAAGGAGGCTTTTGAAAAAGAACTTAAGGATCTGGAAAATCTTTTCGAAAAAACCACGGGACAGCCCATGAAAAAATACTACCGTCCTCCTCAGGGGAAATACAGCGAGTCCAACTTACAGCTAGCTAAGGATATGGGATACAAAACCTTTTTCTGGAGCCTGGCCTACGTTGACTGGTATCAGGATAAGCAGCCGACAAAGGAAGAAGCCTTTAAAAAGCTTCTTGGCAGGATCCATCCAGGGGCCGTTATACTCCTGCACAGCACTTCCAGCACCAATGCCCAGATCCTTGATGAATTGATGACCAAATGGGAGGAAATGGGATATCAGTTCAAATCCCTGGATCAGTTGGTGGCTGAGTAG
- the arcC gene encoding carbamate kinase — protein sequence MAKKRIVLALGHHALGTNLPEQKKAVAETAKVIADFIEAGWQVAVTHSNAPQVGMIHTAMNEFGKLHDGYTSAPMSVCSAMSQGYIGYDLQNGIRAELVKRGIYKSAATILTQMMVNPYDEAFYTPMKPIGRYMTAVEAKEEEEKGNFVEEVPGLGFRRVVASPKPVSIVEIEIIKAVLDADQIVIACGGGGIPVMEQGYRLKGASAVIEKDRAAGLLAKEIDADVLMILTNVDNVTLNFGTPDERPIVQMDLNEAESGIREGQFETGSMLPKIEASLDFIRHGRNRKAIITSLNQAKASLEGKAGTTIKEA from the coding sequence ATGGCAAAAAAACGTATTGTCCTGGCTTTGGGACACCATGCTTTGGGAACAAATCTTCCGGAACAGAAAAAAGCGGTTGCCGAAACAGCCAAGGTCATCGCAGATTTTATTGAAGCCGGCTGGCAGGTGGCCGTCACCCACAGCAATGCACCTCAGGTGGGCATGATCCACACAGCTATGAATGAATTCGGTAAGCTCCATGACGGTTATACTTCTGCGCCCATGTCCGTATGTTCGGCTATGAGCCAGGGTTACATTGGCTATGACCTGCAAAACGGTATCAGGGCAGAGCTGGTAAAGCGGGGCATTTATAAATCGGCAGCCACGATTTTGACTCAGATGATGGTAAATCCTTATGACGAAGCATTCTATACTCCCATGAAGCCCATCGGACGATATATGACGGCGGTGGAAGCAAAAGAGGAGGAAGAGAAAGGAAATTTTGTAGAAGAGGTGCCCGGCCTGGGCTTCCGCAGAGTGGTAGCATCTCCGAAACCTGTGTCCATTGTTGAAATCGAAATTATCAAAGCGGTACTGGATGCTGACCAGATCGTCATCGCCTGCGGCGGAGGCGGCATACCGGTGATGGAACAGGGATACCGGTTAAAGGGCGCCAGCGCTGTCATTGAAAAGGATCGGGCCGCCGGCCTTCTGGCAAAGGAAATCGATGCAGATGTGCTTATGATCCTGACAAACGTCGATAATGTAACTTTAAATTTCGGAACACCTGATGAGCGCCCCATCGTCCAGATGGATCTTAACGAGGCGGAATCCGGCATTCGGGAGGGACAGTTTGAAACCGGTTCCATGCTTCCCAAGATCGAAGCATCCCTGGATTTTATCCGCCATGGCAGAAACCGGAAGGCGATTATCACCTCTCTTAATCAAGCGAAGGCCAGTCTGGAAGGAAAGGCTGGTACCACCATAAAAGAAGCATAA
- a CDS encoding SulP family inorganic anion transporter, whose protein sequence is MKDMIPQFFLSMKHYTREQFIKDVVSGIIVAIIALPLSIALALASGVTPEQGLYTAIVAGFVISFLGGSKVQIAGPTAAFASIVAGIVLKNGLDGLAAATIMAGIFLVIMGIFRLGSLIRFIPYTITTGFTTGIAVTIFIGQIKDFLGLSFEKAPIETMEKLEQVILCMGTFNPMALAVGMIALIVLIIWPKYFKWVPPSLIAVILTAALVKIFHLPVHTIGDLYVISPSLPAFHIPSLSFAMMQKVLPDAVTIALLAAIESLLSCVVADGMVGSRHNSNMELIAQGVGNTCSALFGGIPATGAIARTAANVKNGGRTPVAGMVHAVLLVLILVFLMPYAALIPMPAIAAILFMVAYHMSEWREFVSIVKTSPKSDWLVLLVTFVLTVVFDLVMAICVGLVFASLLFMKRMADVAEVNGWKYLEDGEEVCDGDSVDLKPVPRHVAVFEINGPMFFGAADKISKVILEEGKRVLILRMRSVPAMDATALKSLRKLYHNLSRKNVILVLSHVNEQPMSVMEKAGFLDDVGRENIAGCIDEALIRASAL, encoded by the coding sequence ATGAAGGATATGATCCCCCAGTTTTTTTTATCAATGAAGCATTACACAAGGGAGCAATTTATTAAGGATGTCGTTTCAGGAATCATCGTAGCGATCATTGCACTGCCCCTATCCATCGCTCTTGCCCTTGCTTCCGGCGTAACGCCGGAGCAGGGACTTTATACAGCCATTGTTGCGGGCTTTGTGATCTCCTTTTTAGGGGGCAGCAAGGTGCAGATTGCAGGACCTACGGCAGCATTTGCCTCGATTGTAGCTGGAATCGTCTTAAAAAACGGGCTTGACGGTCTGGCTGCTGCAACCATTATGGCCGGGATCTTCCTGGTTATCATGGGTATTTTTCGCCTGGGAAGCCTGATCCGTTTCATTCCCTATACCATTACCACCGGTTTTACCACCGGGATCGCAGTGACTATTTTTATCGGCCAGATAAAGGATTTTCTTGGACTTTCCTTTGAAAAAGCACCAATAGAGACGATGGAAAAGCTGGAGCAGGTGATCCTCTGTATGGGGACCTTTAATCCCATGGCATTGGCAGTGGGAATGATTGCCCTTATTGTACTTATCATCTGGCCAAAGTATTTTAAGTGGGTGCCCCCGTCCCTGATCGCCGTTATTCTAACTGCGGCTTTGGTAAAGATCTTTCATCTACCCGTCCACACCATTGGAGATCTGTATGTCATTTCCCCCAGCCTTCCTGCTTTTCACATACCCAGTCTGTCTTTTGCCATGATGCAGAAGGTTCTGCCGGATGCAGTGACCATCGCTCTTCTGGCTGCCATTGAATCCCTGCTGTCCTGTGTGGTGGCTGACGGTATGGTGGGAAGCAGGCACAATTCCAACATGGAACTGATCGCTCAGGGTGTGGGAAATACATGTTCTGCCTTGTTTGGAGGAATTCCGGCCACAGGCGCCATTGCCCGGACTGCCGCCAACGTCAAAAACGGAGGAAGGACTCCAGTGGCGGGAATGGTTCATGCCGTTCTTCTTGTGCTGATCCTCGTATTCCTGATGCCCTATGCCGCCCTTATCCCCATGCCGGCCATTGCGGCAATCCTGTTTATGGTTGCTTATCATATGAGCGAGTGGCGGGAATTTGTTTCCATTGTAAAGACCTCCCCGAAAAGTGACTGGTTGGTGCTTTTGGTTACCTTTGTTCTTACCGTGGTATTTGACCTTGTTATGGCCATTTGCGTTGGTCTGGTATTTGCTTCCCTGCTGTTTATGAAGCGAATGGCAGATGTGGCCGAGGTAAACGGCTGGAAGTACCTGGAAGATGGAGAAGAGGTCTGTGACGGAGATTCCGTTGACTTAAAGCCTGTACCAAGGCATGTGGCTGTGTTTGAGATCAATGGCCCCATGTTCTTTGGAGCCGCCGATAAAATATCCAAGGTGATTTTGGAGGAAGGGAAGCGGGTGCTGATCCTTCGGATGCGGAGTGTTCCGGCTATGGATGCCACAGCCTTAAAAAGCTTAAGAAAGCTTTACCATAATTTAAGCAGAAAAAATGTCATACTGGTATTGTCCCATGTAAATGAACAGCCGATGTCAGTAATGGAAAAGGCGGGATTTTTAGATGACGTTGGAAGAGAGAATATTGCGGGGTGCATTGATGAGGCTTTGATCCGAGCGTCTGCTTTATAA
- a CDS encoding NUDIX domain-containing protein, producing the protein MERRNEEGLTEKEFLLQYRPGNYERPSVTVDMLIFAVAEEETETEVLLMKRKNHPCIGQWAIPGGFVNPNESLDEAAARELEEETGLRGICLEQLYTWGSVKRDPRTRVISVSYMAAVPKDQLVPKADDDAAEACWFQVRKKKLSELEQGATYALTIENEEEHIFMTYRITETYERQGFMWKKETEIDLLPAIDVLDQEKLAFDHAEILNVAMDRLEELEKEYRDQIF; encoded by the coding sequence ATGGAACGAAGGAATGAAGAGGGATTAACGGAAAAAGAGTTTCTTTTGCAGTATCGTCCGGGAAATTACGAGCGCCCGTCGGTGACGGTGGATATGCTGATTTTTGCGGTGGCGGAAGAAGAGACGGAAACGGAAGTCCTGCTCATGAAACGGAAAAATCATCCCTGCATCGGGCAGTGGGCGATTCCGGGAGGTTTTGTAAATCCCAATGAATCTCTGGATGAAGCGGCAGCAAGGGAGCTTGAGGAAGAGACGGGGTTAAGGGGGATATGCCTGGAACAGCTGTACACATGGGGGAGCGTGAAGCGTGATCCCAGAACAAGAGTCATCTCAGTATCCTATATGGCCGCAGTGCCGAAGGACCAGCTGGTTCCAAAGGCAGACGACGATGCTGCAGAGGCCTGCTGGTTCCAGGTCAGGAAAAAGAAACTGTCCGAGCTGGAACAAGGAGCCACCTATGCGCTTACCATTGAAAATGAAGAGGAACATATTTTTATGACTTATCGGATCACCGAAACCTATGAACGCCAGGGGTTTATGTGGAAAAAGGAGACGGAGATCGATCTGTTGCCTGCAATTGACGTATTGGATCAGGAAAAATTGGCATTTGACCATGCCGAGATCCTGAACGTGGCTATGGACAGGCTGGAAGAGTTGGAAAAGGAATACAGAGATCAGATATTTTAA
- a CDS encoding glycosyltransferase family 2 protein, with protein sequence MKLLSVAIPCYNSEAYMRHCIESLLPGGEEVEILIVDDGSTKDRTAEIADEYERNYPEICRAIHQVNGGHGEAVNAGLRNATGIYFKVVDSDDWVDESAYMEILNTLRRFVYGEKTLDMLVSNFVYEKQGANRKKVMNYRTALPENELFSWKDVKVFLLGHYILMHSVIYRTELLRQCGLELPKHTFYVDNIFVYQPLPHVKTIYYLDVNFYRYFIGREDQSVNESVMIGRIDQQIKVTKLMLGYYDVTKIKQRKLRYYMVRYLEIMMTISSILAIKSDSDENMEKKKELWQHLRKQNLPLYLRLRWGFMGQGVNLPGKGGKKFPIAIYKMTQKFFGFN encoded by the coding sequence GTGAAACTTTTATCTGTGGCAATTCCATGCTATAATTCTGAGGCCTATATGAGGCACTGCATTGAATCTCTGCTGCCGGGTGGTGAGGAGGTGGAGATCCTCATTGTGGATGATGGATCAACCAAGGACCGTACAGCGGAAATTGCGGATGAATACGAAAGAAATTATCCGGAGATCTGCCGGGCTATCCATCAGGTGAACGGCGGCCATGGAGAGGCAGTCAATGCCGGATTAAGAAATGCTACCGGTATATATTTTAAAGTGGTAGACAGCGATGACTGGGTGGATGAGTCTGCATATATGGAAATACTGAATACCCTGCGCCGCTTTGTTTATGGGGAAAAGACCCTGGACATGCTGGTGAGCAATTTTGTTTATGAAAAACAGGGGGCAAATCGGAAAAAAGTCATGAATTACCGGACCGCCCTTCCGGAGAACGAGCTGTTTAGCTGGAAGGATGTTAAGGTGTTCCTCCTGGGACATTATATTCTCATGCATTCCGTGATTTACCGGACAGAGCTTTTAAGGCAGTGCGGTCTGGAGCTTCCCAAGCATACTTTTTATGTGGACAATATCTTTGTGTATCAGCCGCTGCCTCATGTGAAAACCATTTATTATTTAGATGTAAACTTTTACCGGTACTTTATCGGAAGAGAGGACCAGTCTGTGAATGAATCGGTTATGATCGGCCGCATTGACCAGCAGATCAAGGTGACAAAGCTGATGCTTGGCTATTACGATGTGACAAAGATCAAGCAGCGGAAGCTGCGCTATTATATGGTGCGGTACTTAGAGATCATGATGACCATTTCTTCCATCTTAGCCATCAAGTCGGATAGTGATGAAAATATGGAGAAGAAAAAGGAACTTTGGCAGCATCTACGCAAGCAGAATCTACCGCTGTACTTAAGACTCCGCTGGGGCTTTATGGGGCAGGGGGTCAATTTACCGGGAAAGGGCGGAAAGAAATTTCCGATTGCCATTTACAAAATGACACAGAAATTTTTCGGTTTTAACTAA
- a CDS encoding COG2426 family protein produces the protein MLQKYMTVFFISMVPLIELRGAIPYSTVMGLPLFQSYLVAIIGNMLPVPIIYLFARKVLEWGADKPVIGGFFSWCLEKGKRGGEKLQAKAGQGLFIALLLFVGVPLPGTGAWTGTLAASLLDIDFKSSILAVMGGVLMAGVIMGLASAGLLGALRSMIF, from the coding sequence ATGTTACAAAAATATATGACTGTTTTCTTTATCTCCATGGTTCCGTTAATCGAGCTTCGAGGTGCAATTCCATATTCAACCGTCATGGGACTGCCTCTTTTCCAGTCTTATCTCGTTGCTATTATTGGAAACATGCTTCCGGTGCCAATTATTTATCTGTTTGCGAGAAAGGTTCTTGAATGGGGAGCGGATAAGCCGGTAATCGGCGGATTTTTCTCCTGGTGCCTGGAGAAAGGGAAACGGGGCGGCGAAAAACTGCAGGCGAAAGCTGGACAGGGGTTGTTTATTGCACTTTTGTTATTTGTAGGAGTTCCCCTTCCGGGAACCGGTGCCTGGACAGGCACTTTGGCAGCCAGCCTGCTTGATATTGATTTTAAATCCAGTATTTTAGCCGTGATGGGAGGCGTCCTGATGGCAGGAGTCATCATGGGACTTGCCAGTGCAGGACTTTTAGGAGCACTCCGGTCCATGATATTCTAA